The nucleotide window ACCCGGCTTTCGACGATATCGACTGCGAGATGGCCGCAGATTTCTGCGACCATCTCCGGGTCGGAACCAGGCGATGCAGTCATACCGAGGATGAGGGGCTGCGCCGCGGTTGCGGCGTAGCGTTCGGCGATAAAGACGTAGGCGTAGTTGCCCACCGTCCGGTGGCATTCATCGACGATCAGGAGCGAGACGTCACGGAGCGAGTAGCGTTCGGCGATGAGATCGTTTTTGATGACCTCCGGCGTTGAGATGCACAAGCGCGCTGCCTTCCACATCTCGATGCGTTTTGCCGGAGGATTGCTGCCGGTAAACATGGCGACGTCTCCCTCTTCGAGGAGAAGGTTCTGGGAGAAGTAGCGGAAGTGCTGTTCGACCAAAGGTTTGGTCGGGGCAAGCATGAGAATTTTTCCGAGAGCCAGCCGCTCTGCTGCGACGCGAAGCGCAACGGCGGTTTTTCCCATACCGGTAGGCAGGACGACGAGGGTGTTGCCGTCGAGGGCGTGCCTGGCGATGTTGGTCTGGTAGGCACGTTCTTCGATTGTGTCCGGCGGGATGAGAGGGTGGCTGACGTGGGGCATTAGTTCTGGGTAGTTTGTCTGTAAATTCTTATGAAGGTTTGCCAACAAACTGAAGTCGGGAAAAAGAACTGTTTGGTAACCGAACGAAAAGATACAAGAGTATGCGTATGTTTTTCTGAGAGTTCGTTGAAGAAACGTATACAGGGTATCTTCGAAAATAAACTCAGAGATAATTTTCGAAAACAGAGCAGGATACCACAAACATCCACGCATCTTTTTTGGAAAAATGCTAACGCATCTCTCCGGAGCCACGAAGAGCTATTCACCCTACACGAAAAAAAGAAAAATTATCCCAGCTGATCAAACGCCTTCTTGCCCTTGATCAGCTGATACACCACTGCGGGAATCTCCGCCAGCGGCATCCGCACCTGCTTCATTGAATCACGATCCCGCAGCGTTGCCGTTGCATCCTCCTTCGTATCATAATCGATCGTAATACACACAGGCGTTCCAATCTCATCCTGACGGCGGTAGCGGCGACCGATAGCTCCCGCATCATCATACTCCGTCTGAATACCTTCATCCTGCAACTCCGCCACAAGCTTGCGGGCAATCTCGTCCAGACCATCCCGGGCCATCAGCGGCAGAACCGCCACCTGAACTGGCGCAACGCAGGACTTAAACCGCATCACCGTACGGGTCTCGCCGTCCGCCTCATCCTCCGCATATGCATGCTCCAGAACCATGTAGCTCATCCGGTCAATACCGTAAGACGGCTCGATCACGTGCGGCATCACATCCTCGCCAAACACATCAACCATCTCATCCTTCACCGTGTACATCTCCGGCGGGACCACAATCTCCTCGCCGTCAACGGTGAGGTGCAGACCATCCGCCTGCGGCTCTGCGATCGTCGTCTTCATCAGCTCGCTGATAGCCTTTGCCTTCCCGCGATAGACCGGGCCCATCTTGCCGAAGTTCGGCACAACCGCCTTGTGGTGCACCTTCTTCGCCTCCGGATACTGGACAAAAACCGTCATCTTCTCGCCCGACACCCGGGAGTGAGCTTTCAGATCATAATTCGTCCGATCCGCAATACCCACAATCTCCACCCAGCCGAACCGGTCGGAGAACGCCTCGGCGTCCCAGCAGTCGGTCGCATAATGCGCCCGCTCGTCGGGCATGTGCTGGCGGAACCGGATTTTGTCCGGATTAAACCCGACCGTACAGAGAATATCATGCGTCATTGCAACGTAATATGCAACATACTCATTTGCAATGATACCCTCATCAACCGCCTCCCGCATCGTTTTAACGACCGCGGGAGCATCGGCCTCCTGCTGGGCAATGCCGCAGAGCGGCATTGCATAATCCGCATACCGGGCGAAGAACGGATGATCCTTCTCCTCCGGATGCACAAAGATCTCCGCCTCGGCCTGCGTAAACTCCCGCAGACGAATCATACCCTGACGGGGCGAGATCTCATTCCGGTAGGACTTGCCGATCTGAACAGCCCCGAACGGCAGATGATCCCGATAGAACCGCAGAAGACGCGGGAAATCCACAAACATACCCTGTGCCGTCTCCGGACGCAGATACCCCTTGCGCTGTCCTCCGGGACCGATACTCGTCGTAAACATCAGATTGAAATCAAAGACATCAACCGAACCGAGAACTTTCCCGCAGGCCGGACACTCCTTATCCTTCAGAACCTCATGCAGCTCCTCCTTCGACATGGTTCCTGCATGCGGAATCCCGAACGCCTCGGCAACATGATCGGCACGGAGGAACTCCTGGCAGTGCGGGCACTGGAACATCTTATCGGAGAAACCGCCGACATGGCCGCTCGCCACATAGATCGGCTCAATACCCACCGTCGGGCACTCGATCTCATAGTAGCCTTCCTGCACGACGTAAAAATTCCGCCAGACATTCTCAATTCTGCGCTTCATCATTGCGCCAAGCGGGCCGTAGTCAATGAATCCGGCAACGGAACCGTAAATTTCAGACGAGGGCCAGACAAACCCGCGTCTCCGTGCAAGTTCGGTGACTCTTTCGTAGGTATCTTCCATTTCTGCCATGGTATTCAGGTGCTGTATGTATGGGTCGGACAGGCATATAGTTCTCTCGTTCAACAGCGACACTCCAAAAAACCCGGGACACCGCAAACGTTGCCTGCACACTCTGAGATTCTGTCAACCAAAATCAACATACTTTTTTTGCAAAAAAAACTTCTGCTCACAAGGAACGAAAACACCTCAGACACAAAAGAATGCCCGCAGATGCAGGACAATCGCCGGAGAAAAAAATTGAAAAAAATTTCATGCAGGGATCGTTGCCGCAATCAGAGACGCATGATCCCCTTTCGCAAGCTCCGCGACCCGTACCGGATCAAGTCCCAACGCCCGTGTCATCCGTTCGCCGTACTCGGCATCCGCCCAGACACAGTGAACCGCATGGCGGTACTTAATGTTCTCCGTACACGGCTCAATATTTCGCGCCGTGTTCTCGATCAGAAGCTGCTTCTTATCCTCGGCAAGAATCCGCCAGAGATTTCCTCCCGCACGGAAACAGTCATCAGTGGGATCCTGTGCCGGATCAAACGCGTACGCTGCGCCGGAAATATCCAGTGCAGGCTCCATCACCTCAGGCTGCGCCGTCCACGCACCCGCACTGTTCGGCGTATATGCCGGAGTCCCACCGTAGTTTCCGTCAACCCGCATCTTTCCGTCGCGATGATAATCATGAACCGCAACCTTCGCACGGTTCACTGGAATCTGATTATAGTTCACCCCGAGCCGGTACCGCTGGGCGTCACCGTACGAAAACAGCCTGCCCTGCAACAGAATATCCGGACTGAAACCGATACCCGGCACCACATGTGCCGGAGCAAACGCCGCCTGTTCAACCTCCGCAAAATAGTTCTCCGGATTGCGGTTGAGTTCAAGAACACCCACTTCAATCAGCGGATACTCCGCATGCCGCCAGACCTTCGTAATATCGAACGGATTCTCATAATGATTCTTCGCCTGATCCTCGGTCATGATCTGTACATATAATGTCCAGCGGGGATACTCCCCGCGTTCGATCGCCTCAAACAGATCGCGGCCGTGACTCTCGCGATCCTTTGCAATGAGAGCTTCCGCCTCCGCATCCGTCAGATTCTTGATTCCCTGCTGCGTCTTGAAATGGAACTTGCACCAGACCCGCTTGTTCTCCGCATTGTATAAACTGAAGGTGTGACTGCCAAACAGATGCATATGGCGATAGCTTGCCGGAATACCGCGGTCAGACATCACCACGGTGGTCTGATGGAAACACTCCGGCAGCAGCGTCCAGAAATCCCAGTTGTTCTGAGCTGACCGCAGATTTGTACGCGGATCGCGTTTCACCGCACGGTTCAGATCCGGGAAGTTGTGGGCGTCGCGGATGAAAAACACCGGCGTATTATTGCCGACCATATCCCAGTTACCGTCCTCGGTGTAGAACTTGCAGGCCGCTCCGCGAATATCCCGTTCCGCATCGGCTGCCCCCCGTTCTCCGGCAACGGTGGAAAACCGCACAAAGACCTCGGTCTTTGCGCCGGGCCGGAAAACCTTTGCTTTCGTGTACTGCGTGATATCGTGCGTAACCGTAAACGTACCGTAAGCCCCCGACCCTTTCGCATGCATTCTGCGTTCGGGAATAACCTCACGATCAAAATGGGCGAGTTTTTCCAGCAGCCACACATCCTGCAGCAGAACCGGCCCGCGCTCCCCCGCCGTGATCGAATGCTCGTTTTCGGCTACCGGAGCACCGACTTCGTTGGTGAGTTTCTTGTGTTCGGATGAATTCATCGTATGGGGAATTGGGGCGTATAGGTTCTTATAGATTGGGGTAAAGGTAAAAAAAGAAGAGTCAGGCATCACTCTTGTGCAGAGGAAGCTCTAAACCGGCAGGAGTCGTCAGTGTGGCGGAGCCGTCCGCAGAAAGCGTCACCACATACGTTCCCAGCAGCTGGGCATCAATCGTATAGACGTTTTCATTTTTGGAAACAGTTCCGTCCATTGCGTAGTGATTGGAGGTGGAATGGAAACCCTTCCGCTCTTTGAGATCATAGGCAACAATACCACGACCGTCCGACGAAATGGTGATGGTATAGTTTGTGGAAATCTCGGTTGTTGTGCCGGAATCGGTCTTGGTTGTCTGTTCACTTGCGGTCCAGACACCAAGGGCAGGATCTCCGGCAAGCGGGGAGGGGGTTGGAGTCGGGGTAGGAACTGCCGGAGTGTCCGTTCCAATACAACCGGCAGCAAACGCCGCGGCTGCAAGAATCAGAATGCAGGCAGTCAGGGAAACATATCTCATAAACAAACGTATAGATCAG belongs to Methanocorpusculum vombati and includes:
- the glyS gene encoding glycine--tRNA ligase, with product MEDTYERVTELARRRGFVWPSSEIYGSVAGFIDYGPLGAMMKRRIENVWRNFYVVQEGYYEIECPTVGIEPIYVASGHVGGFSDKMFQCPHCQEFLRADHVAEAFGIPHAGTMSKEELHEVLKDKECPACGKVLGSVDVFDFNLMFTTSIGPGGQRKGYLRPETAQGMFVDFPRLLRFYRDHLPFGAVQIGKSYRNEISPRQGMIRLREFTQAEAEIFVHPEEKDHPFFARYADYAMPLCGIAQQEADAPAVVKTMREAVDEGIIANEYVAYYVAMTHDILCTVGFNPDKIRFRQHMPDERAHYATDCWDAEAFSDRFGWVEIVGIADRTNYDLKAHSRVSGEKMTVFVQYPEAKKVHHKAVVPNFGKMGPVYRGKAKAISELMKTTIAEPQADGLHLTVDGEEIVVPPEMYTVKDEMVDVFGEDVMPHVIEPSYGIDRMSYMVLEHAYAEDEADGETRTVMRFKSCVAPVQVAVLPLMARDGLDEIARKLVAELQDEGIQTEYDDAGAIGRRYRRQDEIGTPVCITIDYDTKEDATATLRDRDSMKQVRMPLAEIPAVVYQLIKGKKAFDQLG
- a CDS encoding catalase — encoded protein: MNSSEHKKLTNEVGAPVAENEHSITAGERGPVLLQDVWLLEKLAHFDREVIPERRMHAKGSGAYGTFTVTHDITQYTKAKVFRPGAKTEVFVRFSTVAGERGAADAERDIRGAACKFYTEDGNWDMVGNNTPVFFIRDAHNFPDLNRAVKRDPRTNLRSAQNNWDFWTLLPECFHQTTVVMSDRGIPASYRHMHLFGSHTFSLYNAENKRVWCKFHFKTQQGIKNLTDAEAEALIAKDRESHGRDLFEAIERGEYPRWTLYVQIMTEDQAKNHYENPFDITKVWRHAEYPLIEVGVLELNRNPENYFAEVEQAAFAPAHVVPGIGFSPDILLQGRLFSYGDAQRYRLGVNYNQIPVNRAKVAVHDYHRDGKMRVDGNYGGTPAYTPNSAGAWTAQPEVMEPALDISGAAYAFDPAQDPTDDCFRAGGNLWRILAEDKKQLLIENTARNIEPCTENIKYRHAVHCVWADAEYGERMTRALGLDPVRVAELAKGDHASLIAATIPA